In the genome of Polaromonas vacuolata, the window TATTTAGGCGGCACAGCCATCAATCGTTCTGACCAGTATTCGCCGCGGTTTAGTAAATGCTCCACCGCCGCTTGCAGTGAATTGAGATTGGTAACCACCAAAGGCAAGCGCATTTGTAAATAAGCCCGTTGGTCTGGCCCTACGGCTAAGGTTGCATCGCTGCCCGCCATAAAGTTTTCTTGCAGTATGTCGAGCAACATAGTGCTGGGCAAGCGCCGTACAAGTTCCGGCATTGCTACGGGACAATTAAAATAGAAGTAGTCAAACGCACACACGATAGAAACCAACAGTTGCCGATCAAACAGCAATTGACAGCTAGCGTCGTCGTCCAAACAAAGTCCATCCATACCAAGACTCAGACCGAATTCGTTAATCAACTTATTTGCAGTTACCAAGCTCATAGATTTGTCTCTGTTAGCTCAAAAAAATAGGATTAGCAGCTCTTTCGATATTACGTGCAAAGCCCTAAAAAAAAGCGCTTTTATCGCCCCTATTTAACAGCTAGGATTTAGCTCAAACCGCAAGAAAAAAAGTAATGTATGGCTAATATTTTTTGGATTTTGCAACGCTTAATGTGTCGCTGACAAGCGCCTTTTCGGCATATAAGGCGCATTGAGTATTTATCTACCCCGTGCAATGGGAACTCTAGCTAAGGCTTAGTAACTCATTAAATACATTTTAAAAAAATGTATCGAAATCAGAAATATCAAAAAAATATCGAATTTTGCAGCCGTTAAACTATGGGGTAAATTAGTCATGTCCTATCTAGAACGTAGACCGCCAACTACGAATGCAAATACGCCACTCGCATCTAATACGGCGACAAAAGGCCAACTAGCGGGCGTTGTAGTCACAATATTAAAGTCTCTTCCAAAGCGCAGTGAACAAGCTATAAAAACATTTATAACTGATACAAAACTGCTGCTTGA includes:
- a CDS encoding type III secretion system chaperone; the protein is MSLVTANKLINEFGLSLGMDGLCLDDDASCQLLFDRQLLVSIVCAFDYFYFNCPVAMPELVRRLPSTMLLDILQENFMAGSDATLAVGPDQRAYLQMRLPLVVTNLNSLQAAVEHLLNRGEYWSERLMAVPPKYTPSEQPQASSSQREASVDGRNFGLKHRV